AGACAGGTAATGTCAGGGCTTGTGGCAGGACCATGACAAAGTGCTGATAATTGTCTGCCAGACTCACTAAATCCACCTGTCCTGCAattatcacccccccccccccccccccacacacacacacacacacacacaacccccaCCTCTCCTGACACATTAATCCACTGCGGGCGTTTCACAGCAGGCTGATGCCTCAAAGTGCGTCCTGCAAACACAGATGTTGGATTTCAGGCTAGTTTAGCATACACATGCTTTATGATGATTGCATCAGAAAAccaacacattttaaagaagaaaacaaggcAGTAGCCGGATTATACATGGAGGGCTACCTACATATGTGTACATAACTTTCCATCATGCTGTAAATCTGCTGGATTTTGATTAGATTTGTTGgatcaatttattttgtcttgggTGCTCACAATTAGGTTGGACAAATAGCTACTCTTTACTTCAGTCCCTAAAAGAGACAGATAATAGATAAAAGATTGGTTGACTTGTAAAGCCATATTAATTATTCACCGCTGCTTGAAAAAGTGTCCATTAATCACATTAATCAGAAATAATAGAGACTGTCCTGCCTGTGTTCTGCTAACAGGTACAAATGGATGCTGGCTCCACTTTGAAGACAATGAACAGACCATTTTGACTGATCAGTCAAAACGTAGTTTCAAATAGACTATCTAATTTTATGCCCCGTTGAATAACAATTCAAACGCCTGGGTATTGTAATTTTTAACATGATTTGAAGTCGTGCCACATTTCTTCCCCGAACTGATTGTTTAAATGAGGTGAGGAAATTGTTTGATAGCGTTAACATCAATGCAGGACTGATAGAGAAGCCAGCTATACGCTTCCAACAGAGAGGCTGCGTGCCGATGGTCTAGCCTCAAAGAAAACATCTGGACATCTTACTAATTATTCCTGTGCTTTACAGAGAACATGTGCTGCTGTGATGGGAAAGGAGTCACTCAGGGCTGGTAGCTAGCTCTGAATCCCAAGTCAACCCCTAAAACCAAGTCCCTGGACACCTAACTATCTCAAGTGTTAGAGCCGTGCATTTGTGCAATACATACAAAGATTTTGTAATAATGCATCTAATCCCTCACAGTCTGCGTCCCACCTCATGCAATATCTCTCAGGTATTTAGGTATTTGGGGACGAGGAGTTTAGAAgctgacatttacattttttgaagatttaaaaaaaaataataataatgatgcaGACGAACACCAACTAGGTCATCCTATGGAGGAGTAAGGTGTGTCACTATGGTAGTTGTAGTCAGGGCATACCTTCTGCACCAGTTTATAGTCTACGCTGTAAAAGGCTATATAGATGCATATGACTTTAAAGGGTTTCGAGCACAGCCAGGACACGTGGCTCTGCGTCTGCTCGTGGACACACGTCTTGGTAGGCTCGAAGTTGCACTGGCCAGTTTTCTTGTTGCGGTCTGTCTTCTCATACTCGATGCGACAGTTGAATGATTTGGTGTCTTTGGTCTCCAGTGTGGACTGCTGGGCATTCTCAAACTCCACCACCTTGGAGGGCGGCACCAGGCTGACCGACACGTTCCCCAGGCCTGTAGAGTTGTGGCGGAAGTACACGCTAAAAGTCCCGTTCCCGTGGTCCACGATCTTCCCGGTGATCAGCAGATTGAGTTTGACTGTCTTGATGTTGGAGTTGAAGTCTCCCCACCCAAACATCTTTTTGAACTTGCCAGTCTTGACGATGGGCCTGCGTTTAGTTCTGACCTGTGCACCCTGAACATCTGTCTGGTTAGATAACCAGTCCCAAAAGTCCTCCATGTTCTGTAAATATGTTATTTCCCTCATGTTGCTCTTGAACCCAGGGGAGCCCCTGGCAAACAAGCGTAGGGGGTTGAGGATCCGCGGGCTGGCCCCCGTGGGAGAAATCTTCTGCTCATTACTGTCGCCCCACTCAATGAGCTCTGTGACCCCTCCGTGCGCCTTCCTGCATACGAccttcagagaaaacagagcacaggtagacagaaaaagaacatgaagtcacacaaaacacatattaGTCTTTGAGCACTGAGAGtctctttgggtttgtttggtcaaggaaaaaaaaaactgttacagagtctgtgtgtctgtgtacggACTGTAATACATCAGATGTTCCCAGTTTGTCAAAGGAAAGTCAAAAAATCTCAGTATAGTTTTCACAGGCAGGACAAAATGGCTTAAAACGCAAATCACAGCGCTGTACACATCAGATGGAAACCTAGTGGGGATGATTGCACTGTAAAAACGCCACAACAAAAGATCAGCCCTCAAGAgggagagagtaaaaaaaagcacaaaaaaacccaaccttAAAACATTAAAGATTGATTTGACAAAATTTAAAGTTTTACGAAAAAAATCTCGGGACAGATGCAAGACTTCAATCAGACTGCTGCAGGAGTGCTCAGACTTTGAAAGtatgacattttattgaaaattcATGGGAGTTGAGGACAGCGTCCTAATTCCCCGCCACAATAAAGTGCATTAAACGAATCAAGTTGCCTTCTTGAACTTTTAGTGCTTTAGAAAaagtaattcaaataaattcacTACCGCCAAGAAAAGGATTGACAACTTTCATTTGCAGATAGCGTTCCTCAGTGAGGCCCATGTCTACCCAGACTTGgatgcagagaaataaaatgctgaGGGATTATTCACTTAACTCATTACAGAAAGAGGATTCAACAAACTTGATCAAATGTGAGTCAGCGCCTTTGCTCACATATTGCCTATCGCTTTGAATACAAACAGTACTGCAAATGTATCTACAATCCGTTAAAACAAGGCAACACATTCCTcccaaacaacaaataaaaaagtttaatatcttttttttttttttttttttgaagtgagAGGAATGGTTCCACATCATGAAAAATGTGCAGAGCCTTGCCTGGAGTCGTGAAAAATTCAACACCCCTGGTAATGTAAGTGTAGCCAGCAGACACTTTCCataaagaagaggaaaaacaggaaacaccTAAGTGGCGCTGTCAAAAGTTTAAAATTTGCATGTTGTCTTCTGAGGCACCGGATTACCTCTCCCCTTGTTTCAGGAcgttatgctaagctaagcgAACGGCTATCTGACTCATAAACAAAGCCCAGTTCCCAAAATGTTGAACGGAAGCCTGTGAAGTTTAAGTAGTCAAAATTTTGAttgaagataaaataagatcATCCTTGATTAGTGCCACTGGGGAGGTCTGCAGTGTTTCAGCATCAAAGTGCAAAGAAAAGCAAGCACTGAGTTTAACATCTCACCAACACAGCACCTACACAATGAGCCTCATTTGGAGGCTCTTTAACAAACTTCAAAACTCTAACAACCTTCAATTTAAACCAGTGTGCCACTTCATCtataaaaatgttgctttgttgaaaCAGTGGTGGACAATTCTTTGTTTATACAATGTTTcatatgtgtatgtgcgtgtgtgtggtgtctgAAGATGACCAGTGCAGTACATTGTGGATGGCATTGCCTGGACATCTAATTTACGGCAAGATAAAGAATGGAGCAGTCGGCCAAGAGAGTCTGATAAGATAAAGCAACTTCAGTTCATACAATCTTTGCATTTGTCACCCTAAACTATTACTCATTGTAGTTCAGGTGCTTTTCTACATCAAATGGCATCAAACACAACCTAATCCTGTAGAGGGACATCGACTTAGATAAAATGAAGCTACTTCTTAATACCAGAGAAGGTAGGAAACGTACTGAAGACTCCTGCGCACGTCTAATATGCATAAAGCTACTAATATTTTAATATGACTTGTCAGATTACATGACAATGAAAATGGGAGCTGCTGTCAGATCAATAAGACTATACTCATGAACTCCACATACGTGAACTTTGGGTTGTCATGGTTCCCAACAATAAAATCAACTTCTACAGTCGTGCGGTAGAGTAAGAGCTAAGTGCTAATCCGGGGGCGGCAATGAACTGTGATCCCTGCTTGTGTCTCAAAGCCTTTTAGCTTCAGGAGCGATTCCTGGTCCACTTCAGATAAAGCTTTAATAATTCACGGCAATAAGCTTAGCTAGTTTTATTAGTAATTAGTAGAGCTGTAGGGATCACTGAGAAGCAGATGTTGAAAGCACAGAGCAGCGGCTGTTTGAATCCTCGCTGAGCTGCTGTGCACTACTTCCAGACTAATTATACTTTGCTGTAAGCCTAACTGAGGCACATGTGTACAAAGCTAACAAACTCGGTCTGTCTGCCACCATTTGTTTTGTCACACGTAGAAACCGTCGAGCCTTTCTTTGACGTGCGCCTCCTGCCTCAGACAGGAGTAACACCTTAATGTAGTAAGCAAAATTTAATGGCTATCTGGATATGTAATGTGGAATCAATGCGTCTCCCAGTGAGCCGGGCTGATCCATTAGCCCCCCGACGCTTAAACAAGACAGTTGCTCCCTGTAAACACGGATGAATGAGGCAACACAGTAATAATGTCCCTCTGTGCACCTCGTCACATCCACAGTCATTTAATCAACCAATTCCGGTGTCAGTGTCCCCCCTGATACAGCCGCTTAGTAATACCTCGCGCGAGCTCAGCTGTTAATTTGATTAGACTATTACAACATCGCAATAACACACAATGCCGAACATAAAATCTGAAGTACTGCGGGGTCCCAACAGGAACATTTCTATACCGCTGCGAACGAGGGGAGACATGGCATTTGTCTTCCCACCAGCCCGTGCTGTTATATCCATTTCACATTGGGTGTCATGCTGCGCGGCTTCAGAGGTAAAACTGaattttgtctttcagtttaAATCTCAGGTGAGCTTTGTATCGGGTGGTTATAATGGAAATGAGCAAGGAGTTTAAGTATGATGAGCAACTGGGGAAATTGCTGTGACAACAAGGGGATCAGCAGAGGGATATCTAATACTTAAATGCCCGAGGAGAGATGAAGCACTGGGAACTTGAAAGCTGGCGCTGACACGGAGgctttggtttctttctttcttgctgtctccctgcacacatgcagcacctacacacacacacttccttcaGTCAGGCGGAAGTGGTGTCTTAAAAACAGACTAAAGGaatccaagtttttttttttttttttttttatataacaagacgctttgggtaaaaaaaaaaaaaaaaaaaaaaaggcaaggtCTGATGAAGGAGAATCTACAAAAGCTTAATTAAGATTTCTTAATCGGTGCTGCTGTGCTAGAGGCATTTCAGGGCGACTTGAAACAAGACATTATTATGATACTAACTGCAGACTTATGGAGCTGAAAACACCAGACCTCATTTCAGCAGCCAAAGAGAAAGTGCCGCCAATATGTCTGTGTGGTTCCACGTCCTCCTTTGTCTCTAAGTCCTAAACAAAAAGCACAGATACGTGCATGAATCTTAGTCCCCCCAGCAGGAATGCCGCACTTATATTGTCACTGACGGATCTGAGTTCACTCAGCGATACAGAGCTACAACATTAAGATGAGAGAATTGTAATTGCTCTTTGTAGTTTTAATGGCCATCTACAAGTGTGAGCAACAATAATGACGgctacttttatttcttcttttctactGCAGCTGTTTATGGTTTATAGTTCCAGGTAATATGTTAAATATCATGTTTAAAATGCACTCCCTGATGCAGACCTAATTTCATTGATTATGCCATTACATTACAGTGACTAGTGAGCTGTGCTATCTTCCACTCAATAATCATTATCAATTTGCAATGTATAACTAATTGCTGTAACTTCAGGGGTCGATACATTACATtgttcgattttttttttttttttttgtaaattgatATGCTGCATTTTTCGAGGTGTGTCTATAATTAATAGAGCAGTTGTGACTTTGAATTCTGTGAATTCTGATTCCCAAAGAAAGATAATAAAGTCGACCGTTGGTCACACGAGTTCCATTTAccatgattattttattatttatcagctgtcttcagttttaattttaagtaCTCCATTTATTTCGACATtttcttaataaataaatataaagttgGCATTAACAGCGTGTTTTGGCCCAGCATTGTCATTATTGGATCAGGGCCATATTTACTGTATGAGACATTTTCCGCAGGTTTCATCTCATCAAAGATTTAACAGGATGAGTCTGCATGTCAGTTGATAGTGAGTTACACTCACGGTATTGAAATACCAAAAACTATATCGGAGGTCATTTAGAAGCTGTAAATGTTACATTGTTTTTCATCCAGAGCGCACAGAAAACTTTATCTTTGAACTGTAAAATGACCCATTCACATAAttcttgaataaataaatgaaaaatgtgagaaaatataTCTATTGTTTCCTATATGATGAGATTTTTTCATACTTTCAAATGTCTGTGTCAATATTGATATGTCCTTATCTGGAAATGATGTACTCTTTGTTATTTCtgaagttaaataaaaaaatacatctaaAGCAAACAGAGTTTCAAGAATGTGCTTTGAACTTTATGTAAAACATTCAAAACTTCATACTTCCTGGGACACTAACTCGTTAGGTCTTGGACTGACATTAAGAATCATCAGCTGATCATAAAAACCTTCTGACTCTTTGAAATTTGAGTCAGAACGACCAACAAGCTTGTTGCAGCTGAGTGAAGATGTGAAAAAGCTGCACGTGGCTGCAAATAAGCTGCAGGATGGTTCAAGATTGATGTGCAGAGCTGACGCGCAAATAGAGTCTTCATGAAAAGGTCAAAATTCAACACCTGGAATATGCAAAACGGTTGGTTCGGAAACAACAATGAAGtttaattaagaaaaataagagaTTGAGTTTAGTGTGGGGCTGGACACTTTCTGC
This portion of the Echeneis naucrates chromosome 21, fEcheNa1.1, whole genome shotgun sequence genome encodes:
- the nxph2a gene encoding neurexophilin-2, coding for MSALQTLLFLLLLHQVVCRKAHGGVTELIEWGDSNEQKISPTGASPRILNPLRLFARGSPGFKSNMREITYLQNMEDFWDWLSNQTDVQGAQVRTKRRPIVKTGKFKKMFGWGDFNSNIKTVKLNLLITGKIVDHGNGTFSVYFRHNSTGLGNVSVSLVPPSKVVEFENAQQSTLETKDTKSFNCRIEYEKTDRNKKTGQCNFEPTKTCVHEQTQSHVSWLCSKPFKVICIYIAFYSVDYKLVQKVCPDYNYHSDTPYSSIG